From a single Anaerolineales bacterium genomic region:
- a CDS encoding ATP-binding cassette domain-containing protein, producing MSPTITVQQLSKTYQVPEREGGFGAAVRGFFNRKYKDVKAVQHVDFTIERGEIVGFLGPNGAGKTTTLKMLSGLLHPTGGKAEVLGFTPWELKPEYLRSMTLVMGQRNRLSWDIPAADSFLLHQAIYRIPDDEYKKTYKELDELLELEPLMKKPVRNLSLGERMKCEIAAGLLHRPKVLFLDEPTIGLDLTGQARIREFVEEYNKRTGATVLLTSHYMADVTALCERIIIIHHGQLKYDGGINTLSKKIAPFKLIGVALAEANSHDLSKYGEPVQNEEDWEKRYIQVKAEDVTRVTSRLLADLPIHDITIADPPIEDVIEQAFNQ from the coding sequence ATGTCCCCTACAATTACTGTCCAACAATTGAGCAAGACGTATCAAGTGCCCGAACGCGAAGGCGGCTTCGGCGCGGCGGTGCGCGGATTTTTTAACCGTAAATATAAGGATGTCAAAGCGGTCCAGCATGTGGATTTCACCATCGAGCGCGGCGAGATCGTTGGCTTTCTTGGTCCGAACGGTGCGGGCAAAACCACCACGCTCAAGATGCTGTCGGGCTTGTTGCATCCAACAGGCGGAAAAGCGGAGGTGCTTGGTTTCACGCCATGGGAACTCAAGCCTGAATATCTGCGTTCGATGACGCTGGTGATGGGTCAGCGCAACCGCCTTTCATGGGACATCCCTGCGGCGGACTCGTTTCTGTTGCATCAGGCGATCTACCGCATCCCTGACGACGAATATAAAAAGACATACAAAGAGTTGGACGAACTGCTTGAACTCGAGCCGCTGATGAAAAAACCCGTCCGCAACCTTTCGCTGGGCGAGCGGATGAAGTGTGAGATCGCAGCAGGGCTTCTGCACCGCCCCAAGGTCCTGTTTTTGGATGAGCCGACCATCGGTCTCGATCTCACCGGTCAGGCGCGTATTCGTGAATTTGTCGAAGAATACAATAAACGCACGGGCGCGACCGTCCTGCTTACCAGCCATTACATGGCGGATGTGACCGCGCTGTGCGAACGCATCATTATCATCCATCACGGTCAGTTGAAATACGACGGCGGCATCAACACGCTTTCGAAGAAGATCGCGCCGTTCAAGTTGATAGGTGTTGCGCTTGCCGAGGCAAATTCACACGATCTCTCGAAGTATGGCGAACCCGTTCAAAACGAAGAGGACTGGGAGAAGCGCTACATCCAGGTCAAGGCGGAGGACGTGACGCGCGTCACATCCCGGCTTTTGGCTGACCTGCCCATCCACGACATTACCATCGCCGATCCGCCCATCGAAGACGTGATCGAGCAGGCGTTCAATCAATAG
- a CDS encoding SIMPL domain-containing protein (The SIMPL domain is named for its presence in mouse protein SIMPL (signalling molecule that associates with mouse pelle-like kinase). Bacterial member BP26, from Brucella, was shown to assemble into a channel-like structure, while YggE from E. coli has been associated with resistance to oxidative stress.): METKPDTIKISTSHKEEIFATHADLHVTVKGASIVSGAEAMKKAREVSQLVEALTSFGIKEEAVTLQGVHIETASGALLKSSSAVYRLKIRCDDLGQFAGMLDVIASQKNASLDRVVWKYDEDDARERMLNLVIEKAKRKAEKVAASLGVKLLGVYDFIENAYDEEAPMPFAAQMMMKSRAAAAPEPSLEMDVQHNKTIHVSVDVWYRVSAF; the protein is encoded by the coding sequence ATGGAAACCAAACCTGACACCATCAAAATCTCCACATCCCACAAGGAAGAAATCTTTGCCACGCACGCCGATCTGCACGTGACGGTCAAAGGCGCATCCATCGTCAGCGGGGCGGAGGCGATGAAAAAAGCACGGGAGGTGAGTCAACTCGTCGAAGCGCTGACCAGCTTCGGGATTAAGGAAGAGGCGGTCACGTTGCAGGGAGTCCACATTGAAACGGCGAGCGGCGCGTTGTTGAAATCATCCAGTGCAGTGTATCGTCTGAAGATCCGCTGTGACGATCTGGGGCAGTTCGCAGGCATGTTGGATGTGATCGCGTCGCAGAAAAATGCATCGCTGGACCGTGTGGTGTGGAAATACGATGAAGACGACGCACGCGAACGGATGCTAAATCTCGTGATCGAAAAGGCGAAGCGCAAGGCGGAGAAGGTGGCGGCGTCGCTGGGTGTGAAACTGCTTGGCGTGTATGATTTCATTGAGAACGCGTATGATGAGGAAGCGCCGATGCCATTTGCTGCTCAGATGATGATGAAATCGCGCGCGGCTGCCGCTCCCGAACCGAGTTTGGAGATGGATGTGCAGCACAACAAAACCATCCATGTGAGCGTGGATGTCTGGTATCGCGTCTCGGCGTTTTAA
- a CDS encoding HAMP domain-containing sensor histidine kinase: MSLRLRLTLLYTTIMGGILLIFGAAVYVLISIILLNQVDTMLAAAARDIIGVTRVNPVGELIVLDQLPLDMNPNARFQVWNADGTLVETSPSIGPMSSSLDPIGLRAATTIYTDSYVEGVHMRVLSVPLEAGQRVVGTLQVGASIALVDATRSNLLSIMTMITVVAVILVGFGSWGVLGSVLSPLDTIAETVDQINRADDLSRRIPHLGQSQDEISDLVVSFNQTLERLESLFTSQQRFLADVSHELRTPLTVIKGNVDLMRRMKEVDEESLNSIAQEAGRLTRLVGGLLMLAQAESGKLALNFAAVELDLLLTEVFTEMQVLARSKVRVHLNDIDQAVVRGDRDRLKQVFLNLVANAIQYTPHGGDIFVSLSRVGDQARVIIRDTGPGIPAADLPHIFDRFYRAEKSRTRSQTSGFGLGLSIAQWIIEQHGGQIKVESKEGQGTTFVIWLNVIK; this comes from the coding sequence ATGTCCCTGCGCCTGCGCCTTACATTGCTCTACACCACCATTATGGGCGGGATATTGCTCATCTTTGGCGCGGCGGTATATGTCCTCATCAGCATTATTTTGCTCAATCAGGTGGATACCATGCTGGCTGCGGCGGCACGCGACATCATCGGCGTGACCCGCGTCAACCCGGTGGGGGAATTGATCGTCCTTGACCAGCTCCCATTGGATATGAATCCCAATGCCCGTTTCCAGGTTTGGAACGCAGATGGGACGCTCGTCGAAACTTCCCCCAGTATCGGACCGATGTCAAGTTCGCTCGATCCCATCGGTCTTCGAGCTGCCACGACCATTTATACCGATTCATACGTGGAGGGCGTCCACATGCGCGTGCTGAGCGTGCCTCTCGAAGCGGGGCAGCGTGTCGTCGGCACGTTGCAGGTCGGTGCGAGCATTGCGCTGGTGGATGCAACCCGCAGCAACCTGCTTTCGATCATGACGATGATTACTGTGGTGGCGGTTATTTTGGTGGGATTTGGTTCGTGGGGCGTGCTTGGAAGTGTGCTCTCCCCGCTGGATACCATCGCCGAAACCGTGGATCAGATCAACCGCGCCGACGACCTCTCCCGCCGCATCCCGCATTTGGGGCAGTCGCAGGATGAGATCAGCGATCTGGTCGTTTCATTCAACCAGACGCTGGAGCGGCTTGAGTCATTGTTTACGTCGCAGCAGCGCTTTCTGGCGGATGTCAGCCACGAATTGCGGACGCCGCTCACGGTCATCAAAGGCAATGTGGATCTGATGCGCCGCATGAAGGAAGTGGACGAAGAATCGCTCAACAGCATCGCGCAGGAAGCGGGCAGGCTGACGCGTTTGGTGGGCGGTCTGCTGATGCTCGCACAGGCGGAGTCCGGAAAGCTCGCGCTCAACTTCGCAGCCGTGGAACTGGACCTCCTACTGACCGAGGTCTTCACTGAAATGCAGGTGCTGGCGCGCAGTAAGGTCAGGGTGCATCTCAATGATATTGATCAGGCAGTCGTGCGCGGTGACCGCGACCGTCTGAAGCAGGTGTTCTTGAATCTGGTGGCGAATGCCATTCAGTACACACCGCATGGCGGGGATATTTTCGTCAGTTTGTCGCGGGTGGGGGATCAGGCGCGCGTCATCATACGGGACACGGGACCGGGCATCCCAGCCGCCGACCTGCCCCATATCTTTGACCGCTTCTATCGCGCGGAAAAGTCCCGCACACGTTCGCAGACCAGCGGCTTTGGGCTGGGCTTGTCCATTGCGCAATGGATCATCGAGCAGCATGGCGGGCAGATCAAGGTCGAGTCAAAAGAGGGGCAGGGAACAACGTTCGTGATTTGGCTGAATGTGATCAAGTAA
- a CDS encoding ABC-2 family transporter protein, with amino-acid sequence MYALKLLSAFFKVNVQMALAYRADTIVNILLNLMWLGWELLSLSIIFSNTETLGGWGIGELIALLGVFRLVNTLMIALIWPNTEKFNQSIRDGSMDYTILQPVNSMFLVTFSRITVWRIWDLVLAVILIVIGINMSGDVTSPLQILTFVLLAITGTIVIYSLWIILIALTFWFTKFDNNVTILQALMDAGRYPVTVYPVWLRVIVTFIIPIAVATTIPLQALRGELVSGQVLMYIAISIVSFLVASIVWKAGLKRYSGASS; translated from the coding sequence ATGTATGCACTGAAACTTCTCTCCGCCTTCTTCAAAGTCAACGTGCAAATGGCGCTCGCCTATCGCGCCGACACGATTGTCAATATCCTGCTCAACCTGATGTGGCTTGGCTGGGAACTGCTCAGCTTGAGCATTATCTTTAGCAACACTGAAACCCTCGGCGGCTGGGGCATCGGCGAACTGATCGCCCTGCTCGGCGTCTTCCGCCTCGTCAACACATTGATGATCGCGCTGATTTGGCCCAACACCGAAAAATTCAACCAATCCATCCGCGACGGCTCGATGGACTACACCATCCTCCAGCCCGTCAACAGCATGTTCCTCGTCACTTTCTCGCGCATCACCGTCTGGCGGATCTGGGATCTGGTGCTCGCTGTGATCTTGATCGTGATCGGAATCAACATGTCTGGTGACGTGACCTCCCCGCTTCAGATCCTGACCTTCGTCCTGCTCGCCATCACAGGCACGATCGTCATCTACAGCCTTTGGATCATTCTCATCGCGCTTACTTTCTGGTTCACCAAGTTCGACAACAACGTCACCATCCTCCAGGCATTGATGGATGCGGGGCGTTATCCCGTCACGGTGTATCCTGTTTGGCTGAGGGTGATCGTGACCTTCATCATCCCCATCGCTGTAGCGACGACCATTCCGCTCCAGGCATTGCGCGGCGAATTGGTCTCCGGGCAGGTGTTGATGTACATCGCCATCAGCATTGTCAGTTTTTTGGTGGCTTCCATCGTCTGGAAGGCGGGATTGAAACGATACAGCGGAGCGAGTAGTTAA
- a CDS encoding TrmH family RNA methyltransferase → MNQQSPNEPYNPFLIDSLNHPLAGPIRKLLHRDGRRELSQILIDDEENILQALEAGVEIESVYYAGEEVISDELRNKLTPGATIHEVAKRTTKKIFENDKLSRIFAIAKTPKPIGLEALKSIKKDVVVLEDLSISGNIGNITRTSLALGVGGIILLNMDPIDLYDRRLIRASRGYMFSLPMITASTSDLLNYCKTNNETLLVTAMDADMTVGQIAAIPERLLIVFGSEKDGCSPEIEAAATMKVRIPISDKVESLNVSASAGITLFNRIGFNQNMSAA, encoded by the coding sequence ATGAACCAGCAATCTCCCAACGAACCCTATAATCCCTTCCTGATCGATTCGCTCAACCATCCGCTGGCGGGACCCATCCGCAAACTATTGCATCGGGACGGGCGGCGCGAACTCAGCCAAATTCTTATCGATGACGAAGAGAATATCTTGCAGGCTTTGGAAGCGGGCGTGGAAATCGAATCTGTTTATTATGCCGGGGAGGAAGTCATTTCGGATGAATTACGGAATAAACTGACACCCGGCGCCACCATCCACGAAGTGGCAAAACGGACTACAAAAAAAATCTTCGAAAACGACAAGCTCTCACGCATCTTTGCAATTGCCAAAACGCCCAAACCCATTGGCTTGGAGGCGTTGAAAAGCATCAAAAAGGATGTTGTTGTGCTGGAAGACCTGAGCATTTCAGGCAATATCGGCAACATCACGCGCACATCGCTTGCACTGGGCGTGGGCGGGATCATCCTGCTCAACATGGACCCGATCGACCTGTATGACCGGCGACTGATCCGCGCCAGCCGCGGATATATGTTCTCCCTGCCGATGATCACCGCCTCCACCAGCGATCTTCTCAACTACTGCAAAACGAATAACGAGACTCTGCTCGTCACTGCCATGGATGCGGACATGACCGTGGGCCAGATCGCAGCCATCCCCGAACGCCTGTTGATCGTCTTCGGCAGTGAAAAAGACGGATGCTCGCCCGAGATCGAGGCTGCCGCCACGATGAAAGTGCGCATTCCCATCAGTGACAAGGTCGAATCGCTCAATGTTTCCGCCTCGGCAGGGATCACGCTGTTTAACCGCATCGGATTCAATCAAAATATGAGCGCCGCATAA
- a CDS encoding ABC-2 family transporter protein — protein sequence MFLIIKRLWQVNWAEQWQYRANLIMYLLYWLVSPIIYLAVWTSIANVKGEVNGFTANDFITYYMVLLIVDQITSNIIIHTFAYKIQDGSLSGELIKPIHPMLTNALVNNVAFKMLTIMGLVPIWIILFFLYKPDFSSVSLVGILLAIPAMLLAFFIGYLFSAAITSLAFWTTRVYSIHEFYFALILLFSGQFVPLTLMPQIIQDIAQYLPFQLLIYYPIQLILGRLSVEQIIHGYVMSFVWLGVALLFFNWVWRNGVKRYSAVGA from the coding sequence ATGTTCCTCATCATCAAACGACTCTGGCAGGTGAATTGGGCGGAGCAATGGCAGTACCGCGCCAATCTCATCATGTATCTGCTGTACTGGCTGGTCTCGCCCATTATCTATCTCGCCGTGTGGACGAGTATTGCGAACGTCAAAGGCGAAGTCAACGGATTTACCGCCAACGATTTCATCACCTATTACATGGTGCTCTTGATCGTGGATCAGATCACCAGCAACATCATCATCCACACCTTTGCGTACAAAATTCAGGACGGCTCGCTTTCGGGAGAATTGATCAAGCCCATTCACCCCATGCTGACGAACGCGCTCGTCAATAACGTAGCGTTCAAGATGTTGACCATCATGGGCTTGGTCCCCATATGGATCATTCTGTTCTTTCTCTATAAACCTGATTTCAGCAGTGTGTCATTGGTTGGCATCCTGCTTGCAATTCCCGCCATGCTGCTGGCATTCTTTATCGGCTACCTTTTCTCCGCCGCCATCACCTCGCTCGCCTTCTGGACGACGCGCGTCTATTCCATTCACGAGTTTTACTTCGCACTGATCCTGTTGTTTTCCGGTCAGTTCGTGCCGCTCACGCTCATGCCGCAGATCATTCAGGATATTGCCCAATATCTCCCGTTCCAACTGCTCATCTATTATCCCATTCAGTTGATCCTCGGCAGGCTGTCCGTCGAACAGATCATTCATGGTTATGTGATGTCGTTCGTCTGGCTGGGAGTTGCATTGCTCTTCTTCAATTGGGTCTGGCGCAACGGTGTCAAGCGCTATTCCGCAGTGGGAGCCTAA
- a CDS encoding response regulator transcription factor, with amino-acid sequence MNERILIIEDDQAILKLLQRGLAYEGYTVDTAVDGRMGLIAARDHTPDLVILDWMLPGMDGLEVCHRLRQGGSIPILMLTAKDTVQDRIQGLDAGADDYMVKPFNLDELLARVRALLRRTQPERIPVLKFADLSLDTGSRQASRGTRVVALTAKEYELLELFLRHPKQVLTREVIFDRVWGYDFGGESNVLEVYIRYLRQKLEAENEQRLIHTVRGVGYVLRENP; translated from the coding sequence ATGAATGAGCGAATCCTAATTATCGAAGACGACCAGGCGATCCTGAAGTTACTGCAGCGCGGTTTGGCTTATGAAGGCTACACGGTGGATACCGCCGTTGACGGGCGCATGGGGCTGATCGCGGCGCGCGACCACACTCCCGATCTTGTTATTTTGGATTGGATGCTGCCCGGCATGGACGGTTTGGAAGTTTGCCATCGCCTGCGGCAGGGCGGCTCGATCCCCATCCTGATGCTGACCGCCAAGGACACTGTGCAGGACCGCATCCAGGGGTTGGATGCCGGTGCGGATGACTACATGGTCAAGCCGTTCAATCTGGATGAATTGCTTGCGCGCGTGCGCGCGCTGTTGCGTCGCACCCAGCCGGAGCGGATTCCCGTCCTGAAGTTTGCCGACCTTTCGCTGGATACCGGGTCGCGTCAGGCATCACGCGGGACCCGTGTGGTGGCGTTGACAGCGAAGGAATACGAATTGCTGGAGTTATTCCTGCGCCATCCCAAGCAGGTGCTGACGCGTGAGGTCATTTTTGACCGCGTATGGGGCTATGATTTTGGCGGCGAAAGCAATGTGCTGGAAGTGTATATTCGATACCTGCGCCAGAAGTTGGAAGCCGAGAACGAGCAGCGTCTCATCCATACCGTGCGCGGAGTGGGATACGTCCTGCGGGAAAATCCGTAA
- a CDS encoding META domain-containing protein, with translation MKKITLLLIATLIGALLAACTSGGTGSASITGEWELVSYGSAAGPTAAHSEVETTISFGEDGQFGGNVGCNGFGAEYEVNGNEITFDAIISTMMFCEAVADQESAVIGALSENLVTFQLDGDTLMLTSADGASVVVLARK, from the coding sequence ATGAAGAAGATCACCCTGTTATTAATTGCAACTCTTATCGGAGCACTGCTCGCCGCCTGTACAAGCGGAGGCACAGGTTCCGCATCCATCACCGGCGAATGGGAACTGGTTTCCTATGGCAGTGCAGCCGGTCCCACCGCAGCCCACTCTGAAGTGGAAACCACCATCTCATTTGGCGAAGATGGTCAATTTGGCGGCAATGTAGGCTGTAATGGTTTTGGCGCAGAGTATGAAGTAAATGGCAACGAGATCACTTTTGACGCCATCATTTCCACGATGATGTTCTGCGAAGCCGTTGCTGACCAAGAAAGCGCTGTGATCGGCGCACTGTCCGAGAACCTGGTCACCTTCCAACTAGACGGTGACACCCTGATGCTCACCTCCGCGGATGGAGCATCGGTCGTAGTGCTTGCCCGCAAGTAA
- a CDS encoding RluA family pseudouridine synthase, which produces MEIIFSDSDILVVNKPAGLSVLPEGWDKDAPYLVRLLEERYEKVWVVHRIDKSTSGIVVFALTADAHRSLNIQFEKHQVEKKYHAIFNGVPKWDEKTAKHPLRVNVGHKHRTMVDDRKGVRSETRFKLLERWQASALVEAMPMTGRTHQIRVHAYALGHPLLGDILYSAPETDVISRAALHAFSLKFSHPVTGKMMSFQADYPNDFQKAVSTLRGE; this is translated from the coding sequence ATGGAGATCATTTTTTCGGATTCTGATATTCTGGTGGTGAACAAACCCGCGGGGCTTTCCGTGCTCCCCGAAGGCTGGGATAAGGATGCGCCGTATCTGGTCAGACTCCTTGAGGAAAGATACGAAAAGGTCTGGGTCGTGCACCGTATCGACAAATCCACGAGCGGGATCGTGGTCTTTGCGTTGACGGCAGACGCGCATCGCTCGTTGAACATCCAATTCGAGAAGCATCAGGTGGAGAAGAAATATCATGCCATTTTCAACGGCGTGCCAAAATGGGACGAGAAAACCGCCAAACATCCGCTGCGGGTGAACGTGGGGCACAAACATCGCACGATGGTGGATGACCGCAAGGGAGTCCGCTCGGAGACGAGGTTCAAGCTTCTGGAACGCTGGCAGGCGTCGGCGTTGGTCGAGGCGATGCCGATGACGGGGCGGACGCATCAGATCCGTGTCCATGCGTACGCGCTGGGTCATCCGCTTTTGGGCGATATCCTGTACAGCGCGCCGGAAACGGATGTCATATCGCGGGCGGCGCTGCACGCATTTTCGCTCAAATTCAGTCACCCGGTCACAGGTAAGATGATGTCCTTTCAAGCGGACTATCCTAATGACTTTCAGAAGGCTGTGAGCACGCTGAGAGGCGAATAA
- the kynU gene encoding kynureninase, which translates to MTTFSASRDFAFQLDAQDKLASFRDQFFIPDPSLIYFDGNSLGMMPKAAQEKSRQIVDEQWGVDLIRGWNKGWWDAPSRVGDKIGQLIGAAAGQTLVGDTVSLNLFKLATSALTLQPNKTRIITDTFNFPSDLYILQGINQTLGNRHEIIRIGASDNDITPNLAALEAAINENTSLVTLSHVVFKSGYMYDMQRITELAHKKGALVLWDLSHSVGSVPVHLDGWDADFAIGCTYKYLNGGPGAPAFLYVNKTIQEKLSSPIWGWWGQKNPFDFDLDYTPAPGAQRFMVGTQPMISLLIMEAALEPTLQAGMDSLREKSILMTDCASYLTETWLIPFGFSLGSPVDFAMRGSHISIRHPEGYRINRALIEEMNVIPDFRAPDNLRLGFAPLYLSFTDLWEGFDRIRRVMEEKRYEKYPQQKLAVT; encoded by the coding sequence ATGACCACCTTCTCCGCTTCCCGCGATTTTGCCTTCCAACTTGACGCACAGGACAAGCTCGCCTCATTCCGCGACCAATTCTTTATCCCCGACCCAAGCCTGATCTACTTTGACGGCAACTCGCTCGGCATGATGCCCAAAGCCGCGCAGGAAAAATCGCGCCAAATCGTGGACGAACAATGGGGCGTGGACCTCATCCGCGGCTGGAACAAAGGTTGGTGGGACGCTCCCTCGCGCGTGGGCGATAAGATCGGTCAACTCATCGGCGCGGCGGCGGGGCAAACGCTCGTCGGCGATACGGTCTCGCTCAACCTCTTCAAACTCGCCACTTCTGCGCTCACACTGCAACCCAATAAAACCCGTATCATCACCGACACCTTCAACTTCCCATCTGATCTTTATATTTTGCAAGGCATCAACCAAACGCTCGGCAATCGCCACGAGATCATCCGCATCGGTGCCAGTGACAACGACATCACTCCTAATCTCGCCGCGCTCGAAGCCGCTATCAACGAGAACACCTCACTCGTCACGCTCTCGCACGTTGTTTTCAAAAGCGGCTACATGTACGACATGCAGCGTATCACCGAACTCGCCCACAAAAAAGGCGCGCTCGTCCTCTGGGACCTCAGTCACTCCGTCGGCTCCGTCCCCGTCCACCTCGACGGCTGGGACGCAGACTTCGCCATCGGCTGTACCTACAAATATCTCAACGGCGGTCCCGGCGCGCCCGCGTTTTTATACGTCAACAAAACCATTCAAGAAAAACTTTCCTCGCCCATTTGGGGCTGGTGGGGGCAAAAAAATCCCTTCGACTTCGATCTCGATTACACTCCCGCCCCCGGCGCACAACGATTCATGGTCGGCACGCAGCCAATGATCTCCCTCCTCATCATGGAAGCCGCGCTCGAACCGACCTTGCAAGCCGGCATGGACTCCCTGCGCGAAAAATCCATCTTGATGACGGACTGCGCCTCATACTTAACTGAAACCTGGCTCATCCCCTTCGGCTTTTCCCTCGGCTCCCCAGTTGACTTTGCCATGCGCGGATCGCACATCTCCATTCGCCACCCCGAAGGCTACCGCATCAACCGCGCCCTGATCGAAGAGATGAACGTCATCCCCGACTTCCGCGCGCCCGATAACCTGCGCCTCGGCTTTGCCCCGCTTTATCTCTCCTTCACCGACCTGTGGGAAGGCTTCGACCGCATCCGCCGCGTGATGGAAGAGAAGAGATATGAGAAATACCCGCAACAGAAATTGGCGGTGACTTAA